Within the Methanomicrobia archaeon genome, the region CAAATAACTTTACAGGATTCCACCAAAACTCCGAATCGGGGAAATACCGCTCATCGAACGGAGCAATGAGTATATCGGACATCGCTAAATATTGGGATATTTCGCTGTGATTCCGAGCTCCCAACAGGATCATATTATCCGTCTTCGCTCTCTTAACTCCGTCAAACAACTCACCAGAGCCTATGAGCAGGAACTTAACATTTTCACGTTCAAACCTCTTGGCAATCTCCGGTATTTGATCAACGCCGTGCCATCGCCTAAAAGAACCAACAAACGTTATAATGACTTCATCCCGTATGCTCAATTCATTCTCAAGATCATCACAGTAAACATCGGGCCTAAACTTCTCGGTGTCAACACCATTTGGCACAACGAACACTGGTTTGTCTGTAATGGTCCCAATCATTTTTTTAAGCGTCTCTGTTTGGGTTACTATCACTTCACATTGTTCAAGGAGTATATCTCTCTGGTTTGATGCTATTTTTTTTGCTCTGCCGGTATACACTTCCTCATCGATGTACAAACTATTGACTTCCAAAATCTTCGGTATCTTTAATGTATTGCTAATTTTAATGCTGTGAGGATTTGGTAAATGAAAACGCTCGTGAATCAGATCTGGTTTTTGCGTCCTTAATGCAACTAACGTTTGGTGATAACTCATGAAGTTCAATGGATAAAATAGTTTGTATTTTAACTTAAATGACACGATAAACCTGACATAATTGAGCCGTATGCCTTCATAGCTATCTGACCACTTCAAAACATTATATAAATCTCTTCCCGTTGGTATTCCATACAGGGTAACGTCATTTCCAATCTCTTTGAGTGCTTTCACAATCGAATGTGTATGTACAAAGCCTGCGTGTTCTGATGGGATGAACTGGTCAAAGGCAAAATAGGCGATATTATAATTATTCTCGTTCGGGTCCACTTTTGCAAAATTCTTTCCATCACAGTGTGCGACCATTTATCTCTATCTCCCTTAAATGGACAAACCAGATTTAAGATTATAGGCAATTCATAATCTTAAACTCTTCTTTCTTCTCTCGCATCAAGGAGACTTGGAGTCCATCACTTTCTAGCCAAAACTGCAAAACGCCTACTCCAACTCGGTTTAACAGAAAAAAGTTTGTCTACAAATTTTACTGTGGCACTAGTTTGATAGGGAGCGAAGCCAACTACAGAAACTATATGAAAGCCATAAAATTCAAGGAGTTCCTTAAACGCGTTTAGCGTAACCGAATGAATATGCACTAAAGGGGCGCGGTCATAAACTTTGTCATAAAAACCTGATATCCCAAAAGCTCTTTGCGAAGATATTTCTACATCACGGGGCTGATAGCCAAACAATAATGAAAGTCTGCTTGTCCAACTTCCCAGATTCGGCACAGAAAAAAGTATCCACCCCCTCTCTCTTAGCACCCTATAACTTTCAGAAATAGGATTATCATAGTACCTCAGATGTTCCAATACTCCAAATGATGTTACTAAATCGATTTCTCCGTCAGAGAAGGGTAACGGCGTTTCCTCAAGATTGATATTGTAAGTCGTTATCCCCCGTGTTCGCGCATGATCTAATCGTTCCTCATCTCTATCAATTCCGCATATACTCGGAATAGAGAGATACTCTGCTAGTATTTTACTTACGGCACCGTAACCACAGCCCAAGTCCACCATGGCATTTAAATTCGCTTTATCCTCATTCAGCTCGGATAATAAGGGTTGCAGATCCGATAAGGACTGCAAAGTGGCACTTACGCCAAAGTCCGTCTCTGTTAGTTCTATATCGGCATCCTCAGCTATCTTCTCAAGATTATCCTTTGATCTTTTCCTTGACATGTTCTCTTTCATGGCCCCCATCTATCATACCAACTATGAATATAACTTTGTTTGCTCGTTATAAAGCTCCACGATAGATATTCTCAGTCTTTTCCGCTATAGTCTCCCACGCGTACGCACTGAGATCCTCTCTCACTTCTTCCCCCTTCTTCTGGTCCATAATCGTTGCCAGCTTCTTCGGGTTATTCCTCTTAGCTGGTTCATGCACACGAACCCGAACCGGAAAAACCCCCTCAAACTTCTGTGCAAACTCTCGTAGCCCTCCCTCCTCATTAACAATCACTGGCTTCCCTGCGGCTAACGCTTCTAACACCGTTATACCAAAAGCTTCGATACCCGATAAATTGATAAACAGCGAGCAGGTCTTCAACCAGCGGTATTTCTCTTCATCAGTGACACCGCTCAGGATCTTGACCCTGCTCTCTAAGTTTAAAGTGTGGATGAGCTGTTCTAAATCCCTACGGTATCTCCCCTCGCCAATGATGTAAAACTGACATTCGGGTAAAAACGCCATCGCGCGTATCGCTATCTGGATGTTCTTGTATTTTTCTAGGCGTCCAACGTACACAATCAAGTCATGTTCAAATTCGAAAGGCTCTGCTTCCTCTATCTCCATCAAATTGAGTCCATTCGGAATGACCATAATCTCGGTATCCGCAACGCCAAAGTTCCTCTGTACCAAAGCTTTCTCGTGCTCTGAGACGCAGATAATCTTATCGGCGCGCTTGAATATCCGTGCTCCAAAATACTTGTAGGGCTTGTTTAAAACGTTCCTGAACGGTGTGCTGCCCATGCCGTGATAGTGCGGTGTGAAGATAAACCTTCCTCGTTTGACAAAGGAGGCAAAGTACGCAGGGAACGCATGATAGTTATGGGCGTGAATAAGGTCGAAATCGGCTTTCCGCAAATAAAACAACATTTGTGGTGAAAAGAAGTACGCGCCGTTTGGTGCGATTGCATGAAATCGTTTTATCGTAACGCCGTTGAGTTCGGTAATCTGTTTATTATTCGGAGATAAATCTGCAGTGATAACTTCTACATCGAATTTCTTAGCTAACCGCTCGCTTAGCTGCCTCACATGCTCCTCGATACCTCCTTTGTGCGGATAATACGCGTGACACACCTGCGCGATCTTCATGCTCAACTGAGCCTCCTCAAGCGGAATGTACTTTTACCAAGGCCCTCCTCTCACATCCTCAATTTGCCTCGCAGATATCCAATTCCAGCAGCAAGCAATAAAAAGAAGGTCATCACATCTAAATGCTTCAGATAATACTTGAGGTAGGTCTGCTCCACCTCCAGGTCATACTCCTTTCCGATGCTAGCTTTGGCCAATCCCTCTGCATGCGCTCTTCTCAACATATAGCGCCATTTCGTTCGCTCTTCCGGCACATGGTGATAAACAACAGCGTCTGGATTAAAGACAATCTTGGCGTCAGGACCGTATCTCTTCTTGATTCTCAGAAATAGATCGGTTTCCTCTCCCACCGCCATCTTCCTCCTTACCATCCCTAGGCTCTCGTCAAAGCCCCCCAGGGCCTCGAATACCCTCTTAGTAAATGCCATATTACAACCAATCGGCCGTTTAGGTGGCGGATTCGTGGTCGTACAATCGATTACCCAGTTCAGTTTGCTATCTAGTTTCTTACCACGAAAAACAGGTTTAACGGAACCGCCAACCACCATGACCTTCCCTGAAAAAGAATCGAATATGTTGGCGAGCCAGTTCTCATCCGCTTCTGCATCGTCATCTATAAACGCGATTATATCCCCCAAAGCCGTTTCAACGCCTTTATTCCTCGCTGCGGCCAAACCTTTCTTACCTGAGCTGACAACCCTTATAGGCACACGCGTTTTGCCACAAAAAAGGTCAGAATAACTTATCTTTTCATCGTCAGTATCGACTACTAATATTACCTCGTCTGGTATATGGGTTTGGTGTTCCAGAGAAGCTATGCATCGCGCGACCAACTCCTCCTGGCCACCATAACTACAAACGATAACGGAGGTTCTCACTTTTTCGCTCCTCTTTCCGCTCTCGTCTCTGGTATCGTCACCTTCACCCGCTTCTTAAGCACCGGCACCAATCGCTTTATCGCTATCTCCCCCCCATGTGCCAGCGTATACTCATTAATCGGCAGATCCGGGGATTTCCCGTTAACTTCATAGATATAAAAGCCCTCTTCTCCGTCTATTGACGCAATAAACTCTTTATCGCTCACTCTCTTTATCCCTACTCCTGCGACATCCCTTAGCGCAGCCAATATGCTTGTGCCTTCCCGGGCTTCTATTTCGTACTCCTCGCTGAACGTCTCCAGAGCTTCATAGAGTTTCGCCCGATTTACCGTTAGTACATGCGTCTTCCCGAACGTTTTACGCGTCACCAGTTCCGCATCCTCTAATATCTTGACGTGCTTTGCAGCCACAGGTACTGAGATCTCTAATGCTTTTGCCAGACCGGAGACATGATAATCGGCCCTCATTAGAAGCTTCAACATCTCCTTCCGCGTTGTACTACTCAAAGCTTTGAATAACCGCATCTCTTCGTAACCTTCCCCTTCCTCGTATACTTAAGTGTATGAGTCTTATGGGTTATAATCCTTTGCTTCGGTACAACTCCGCAGCTAACCTCGTTATGTAACTCTTACCTTTTTCACCCTCTTCCAACAGCTCCCTCCATTCAACGGGAATCGCTTTCTCTCCGTAGTAGGCCCCGCTTATCGCGCCGTTCATAGCGCCTATCGTGTCGGTATCGCCACCCAGACTTACCGCATAGGCCACGCCCTCCTCAAAGCTATCAGCACGAAGGAACGAGTAGATGGCGGTAGGTACCGAGTTGAAAGCTGCCATGCCATTGCCCAATTTCGCGAT harbors:
- a CDS encoding glycosyltransferase, with amino-acid sequence MVAHCDGKNFAKVDPNENNYNIAYFAFDQFIPSEHAGFVHTHSIVKALKEIGNDVTLYGIPTGRDLYNVLKWSDSYEGIRLNYVRFIVSFKLKYKLFYPLNFMSYHQTLVALRTQKPDLIHERFHLPNPHSIKISNTLKIPKILEVNSLYIDEEVYTGRAKKIASNQRDILLEQCEVIVTQTETLKKMIGTITDKPVFVVPNGVDTEKFRPDVYCDDLENELSIRDEVIITFVGSFRRWHGVDQIPEIAKRFERENVKFLLIGSGELFDGVKRAKTDNMILLGARNHSEISQYLAMSDILIAPFDERYFPDSEFWWNPVKLFEYMSSGKPVVSYDYKEVKKIVQDAGLLAEVGNIKDFMEKIEFLVENKGIRLDLGNKGREIAVKGYDWRSRAKEIEKVYNKVL
- a CDS encoding class I SAM-dependent methyltransferase, translated to MGAMKENMSRKRSKDNLEKIAEDADIELTETDFGVSATLQSLSDLQPLLSELNEDKANLNAMVDLGCGYGAVSKILAEYLSIPSICGIDRDEERLDHARTRGITTYNINLEETPLPFSDGEIDLVTSFGVLEHLRYYDNPISESYRVLRERGWILFSVPNLGSWTSRLSLLFGYQPRDVEISSQRAFGISGFYDKVYDRAPLVHIHSVTLNAFKELLEFYGFHIVSVVGFAPYQTSATVKFVDKLFSVKPSWSRRFAVLARK
- a CDS encoding glycosyltransferase family 4 protein, whose amino-acid sequence is MKIAQVCHAYYPHKGGIEEHVRQLSERLAKKFDVEVITADLSPNNKQITELNGVTIKRFHAIAPNGAYFFSPQMLFYLRKADFDLIHAHNYHAFPAYFASFVKRGRFIFTPHYHGMGSTPFRNVLNKPYKYFGARIFKRADKIICVSEHEKALVQRNFGVADTEIMVIPNGLNLMEIEEAEPFEFEHDLIVYVGRLEKYKNIQIAIRAMAFLPECQFYIIGEGRYRRDLEQLIHTLNLESRVKILSGVTDEEKYRWLKTCSLFINLSGIEAFGITVLEALAAGKPVIVNEEGGLREFAQKFEGVFPVRVRVHEPAKRNNPKKLATIMDQKKGEEVREDLSAYAWETIAEKTENIYRGAL
- a CDS encoding glycosyltransferase — translated: MRTSVIVCSYGGQEELVARCIASLEHQTHIPDEVILVVDTDDEKISYSDLFCGKTRVPIRVVSSGKKGLAAARNKGVETALGDIIAFIDDDAEADENWLANIFDSFSGKVMVVGGSVKPVFRGKKLDSKLNWVIDCTTTNPPPKRPIGCNMAFTKRVFEALGGFDESLGMVRRKMAVGEETDLFLRIKKRYGPDAKIVFNPDAVVYHHVPEERTKWRYMLRRAHAEGLAKASIGKEYDLEVEQTYLKYYLKHLDVMTFFLLLAAGIGYLRGKLRM
- a CDS encoding ArsR family transcriptional regulator, with product MRLFKALSSTTRKEMLKLLMRADYHVSGLAKALEISVPVAAKHVKILEDAELVTRKTFGKTHVLTVNRAKLYEALETFSEEYEIEAREGTSILAALRDVAGVGIKRVSDKEFIASIDGEEGFYIYEVNGKSPDLPINEYTLAHGGEIAIKRLVPVLKKRVKVTIPETRAERGAKK